One part of the Malus sylvestris chromosome 2, drMalSylv7.2, whole genome shotgun sequence genome encodes these proteins:
- the LOC126600333 gene encoding E3 ubiquitin ligase BIG BROTHER-related-like isoform X3 — translation MENDDVKLGSAGGLKSNNNKNVSEQEQNPCLNECEERGEEVNSEPSQEQEVDPSSSPPVPLPSRTPFSNLSQVDADLALARTLQEQERAYMMLRMNNEGSDYGSWEAGSYVHEDDNDFNEFDDDADEEQYDGTEVDSDEDAFDLHAQDDAGEDDNPSVEYGPAVFSSDEAYARALQDAEDREMAARLMALSGINDQDTEEHGGNSQDTWEEIDPDELSYEELLALGEVVGTENRGLSADTIASLPSVSYKTGSSQNGSNESCVICRLDFEDGENLTILSCKHSYHSECINNWLTINKICPVCSAEVSTSGNS, via the exons ATGGAGAATGATGACGTCAAATTGGGGTCTGCCGGCGGACTCAAATCCAACAACAATAAGAACGTCAGCGAACAAGAACAAAACCCTTGTTTGAATGAATGCGAAGAACGAGGAGAAGAAGTAAATAGTGAGCCTTCGCAGGAACAGGAGGTGGATCCTTCCTCCTCACCTCCTGTTCCCCTGCCTTCAAGAACTCCCTTCAGTAATCTCAGTCAGGTCGATGCCGACCTAGCCCTTGCTCGAACCCTCCAAGAACAG GAAAGGGCATACATGATGCTACGAATGAACAATGAAGGTAGTGATTATGGAAGTTGGGAAGCTGGAAGTTATGTGCATGAGGATGATAATGATTTCAATGAATTTGACGACGATGCTGATGAGGAACAATATGATGGAACTGAGGTTGACAGTGATGAAGATGCATTTGATTTGCATGCTCAAGATGATGCTGGAGAGGATGATAACCCCAGTGTCGAATATGGTCCGGCTGTTTTTTCAAGTGATGAGGCCTATGCAAGAGCCCTGCAAGATGCTGAAGACAGAGAGATGGCCGCTAGACTGATGGCACTTTCTGGGATCAATGACC AGGACACAGAGGAACATGGTGGTAACTCTCAG GATACATGGGAGGAGATTGACCCAGATGAACTTTCATATGAG GAGTTACTTGCATTGGGCGAAGTTGTTGGAACTGAGAACAGAGGGCTCTCAGCTGATACTATCGCCTCATTGCCTTCAGTAAGCTACAAGACAGGAAGCAGCCAGAATGGGAGCAATGAGTC GTGTGTCATTTGTCGGTTGGACTTCGAGGATGGTGAGAATTTGACAATACTATCCTGCAAACATTCCTATCATTCTGAGTGCATAAATAATTGGTTGACAATAAACAAG ATCTGCCCTGTTTGCAGCGCTGAAGTTTCCACATCTGGAAACAGCTAG
- the LOC126600333 gene encoding E3 ubiquitin ligase BIG BROTHER-related-like isoform X1: MENDDVKLGSAGGLKSNNNKNVSEQEQNPCLNECEERGEEVNSEPSQEQEVDPSSSPPVPLPSRTPFSNLSQVDADLALARTLQEQERAYMMLRMNNEGSDYGSWEAGSYVHEDDNDFNEFDDDADEEQYDGTEVDSDEDAFDLHAQDDAGEDDNPSVEYGPAVFSSDEAYARALQDAEDREMAARLMALSGINDREVEDTEEHGGNSQDTWEEIDPDELSYEELLALGEVVGTENRGLSADTIASLPSVSYKTGSSQNGSNESCVICRLDFEDGENLTILSCKHSYHSECINNWLTINKICPVCSAEVSTSGNS, encoded by the exons ATGGAGAATGATGACGTCAAATTGGGGTCTGCCGGCGGACTCAAATCCAACAACAATAAGAACGTCAGCGAACAAGAACAAAACCCTTGTTTGAATGAATGCGAAGAACGAGGAGAAGAAGTAAATAGTGAGCCTTCGCAGGAACAGGAGGTGGATCCTTCCTCCTCACCTCCTGTTCCCCTGCCTTCAAGAACTCCCTTCAGTAATCTCAGTCAGGTCGATGCCGACCTAGCCCTTGCTCGAACCCTCCAAGAACAG GAAAGGGCATACATGATGCTACGAATGAACAATGAAGGTAGTGATTATGGAAGTTGGGAAGCTGGAAGTTATGTGCATGAGGATGATAATGATTTCAATGAATTTGACGACGATGCTGATGAGGAACAATATGATGGAACTGAGGTTGACAGTGATGAAGATGCATTTGATTTGCATGCTCAAGATGATGCTGGAGAGGATGATAACCCCAGTGTCGAATATGGTCCGGCTGTTTTTTCAAGTGATGAGGCCTATGCAAGAGCCCTGCAAGATGCTGAAGACAGAGAGATGGCCGCTAGACTGATGGCACTTTCTGGGATCAATGACC GTGAAGTAGAGGACACAGAGGAACATGGTGGTAACTCTCAG GATACATGGGAGGAGATTGACCCAGATGAACTTTCATATGAG GAGTTACTTGCATTGGGCGAAGTTGTTGGAACTGAGAACAGAGGGCTCTCAGCTGATACTATCGCCTCATTGCCTTCAGTAAGCTACAAGACAGGAAGCAGCCAGAATGGGAGCAATGAGTC GTGTGTCATTTGTCGGTTGGACTTCGAGGATGGTGAGAATTTGACAATACTATCCTGCAAACATTCCTATCATTCTGAGTGCATAAATAATTGGTTGACAATAAACAAG ATCTGCCCTGTTTGCAGCGCTGAAGTTTCCACATCTGGAAACAGCTAG
- the LOC126600333 gene encoding E3 ubiquitin ligase BIG BROTHER-related-like isoform X2, with protein sequence MENDDVKLGSAGGLKSNNNKNVSEQEQNPCLNECEERGEEVNSEPSQEQEVDPSSSPPVPLPSRTPFSNLSQVDADLALARTLQEQERAYMMLRMNNEGSDYGSWEAGSYVHEDDNDFNEFDDDADEEQYDGTEVDSDEDAFDLHAQDDAGEDDNPSVEYGPAVFSSDEAYARALQDAEDREMAARLMALSGINDLEDTEEHGGNSQDTWEEIDPDELSYEELLALGEVVGTENRGLSADTIASLPSVSYKTGSSQNGSNESCVICRLDFEDGENLTILSCKHSYHSECINNWLTINKICPVCSAEVSTSGNS encoded by the exons ATGGAGAATGATGACGTCAAATTGGGGTCTGCCGGCGGACTCAAATCCAACAACAATAAGAACGTCAGCGAACAAGAACAAAACCCTTGTTTGAATGAATGCGAAGAACGAGGAGAAGAAGTAAATAGTGAGCCTTCGCAGGAACAGGAGGTGGATCCTTCCTCCTCACCTCCTGTTCCCCTGCCTTCAAGAACTCCCTTCAGTAATCTCAGTCAGGTCGATGCCGACCTAGCCCTTGCTCGAACCCTCCAAGAACAG GAAAGGGCATACATGATGCTACGAATGAACAATGAAGGTAGTGATTATGGAAGTTGGGAAGCTGGAAGTTATGTGCATGAGGATGATAATGATTTCAATGAATTTGACGACGATGCTGATGAGGAACAATATGATGGAACTGAGGTTGACAGTGATGAAGATGCATTTGATTTGCATGCTCAAGATGATGCTGGAGAGGATGATAACCCCAGTGTCGAATATGGTCCGGCTGTTTTTTCAAGTGATGAGGCCTATGCAAGAGCCCTGCAAGATGCTGAAGACAGAGAGATGGCCGCTAGACTGATGGCACTTTCTGGGATCAATGACC TAGAGGACACAGAGGAACATGGTGGTAACTCTCAG GATACATGGGAGGAGATTGACCCAGATGAACTTTCATATGAG GAGTTACTTGCATTGGGCGAAGTTGTTGGAACTGAGAACAGAGGGCTCTCAGCTGATACTATCGCCTCATTGCCTTCAGTAAGCTACAAGACAGGAAGCAGCCAGAATGGGAGCAATGAGTC GTGTGTCATTTGTCGGTTGGACTTCGAGGATGGTGAGAATTTGACAATACTATCCTGCAAACATTCCTATCATTCTGAGTGCATAAATAATTGGTTGACAATAAACAAG ATCTGCCCTGTTTGCAGCGCTGAAGTTTCCACATCTGGAAACAGCTAG
- the LOC126600333 gene encoding E3 ubiquitin ligase BIG BROTHER-related-like isoform X4, producing the protein MENDDVKLGSAGGLKSNNNKNVSEQEQNPCLNECEERGEEVNSEPSQEQEVDPSSSPPVPLPSRTPFSNLSQVDADLALARTLQEQERAYMMLRMNNEGSDYGSWEAGSYVHEDDNDFNEFDDDADEEQYDGTEVDSDEDAFDLHAQDDAGEDDNPSVEYGPAVFSSDEAYARALQDAEDREMAARLMALSGINDREVEDTEEHGGNSQDTWEEIDPDELSYEELLALGEVVGTENRGLSADTIASLPSVSYKTGSSQNGSNESCVICRLDFEDGENLTILSCKHSYHSECINNWLTINKPC; encoded by the exons ATGGAGAATGATGACGTCAAATTGGGGTCTGCCGGCGGACTCAAATCCAACAACAATAAGAACGTCAGCGAACAAGAACAAAACCCTTGTTTGAATGAATGCGAAGAACGAGGAGAAGAAGTAAATAGTGAGCCTTCGCAGGAACAGGAGGTGGATCCTTCCTCCTCACCTCCTGTTCCCCTGCCTTCAAGAACTCCCTTCAGTAATCTCAGTCAGGTCGATGCCGACCTAGCCCTTGCTCGAACCCTCCAAGAACAG GAAAGGGCATACATGATGCTACGAATGAACAATGAAGGTAGTGATTATGGAAGTTGGGAAGCTGGAAGTTATGTGCATGAGGATGATAATGATTTCAATGAATTTGACGACGATGCTGATGAGGAACAATATGATGGAACTGAGGTTGACAGTGATGAAGATGCATTTGATTTGCATGCTCAAGATGATGCTGGAGAGGATGATAACCCCAGTGTCGAATATGGTCCGGCTGTTTTTTCAAGTGATGAGGCCTATGCAAGAGCCCTGCAAGATGCTGAAGACAGAGAGATGGCCGCTAGACTGATGGCACTTTCTGGGATCAATGACC GTGAAGTAGAGGACACAGAGGAACATGGTGGTAACTCTCAG GATACATGGGAGGAGATTGACCCAGATGAACTTTCATATGAG GAGTTACTTGCATTGGGCGAAGTTGTTGGAACTGAGAACAGAGGGCTCTCAGCTGATACTATCGCCTCATTGCCTTCAGTAAGCTACAAGACAGGAAGCAGCCAGAATGGGAGCAATGAGTC GTGTGTCATTTGTCGGTTGGACTTCGAGGATGGTGAGAATTTGACAATACTATCCTGCAAACATTCCTATCATTCTGAGTGCATAAATAATTGGTTGACAATAAACAAG CCATGTTGA
- the LOC126600269 gene encoding methylenetetrahydrofolate reductase 2-like has product MKVIEKIQESLVDEKKVVFSFEFFPPKTEDGVENLLERLDRMVAHGPAFCDITWGAGGSTADLTLDIANKMQNLICVETMMHLTCTNMPVDKIDHALQTIKFNGLQNVLALRGDPPHGQDKFVQIQGGFACALDLVTHIRAKYGDYFGVTVAGYPEAHPDAIAADGLASPEAYQSDLFYLKRKVDAGADFIVTQLFYDTDVFLKFVNDCRQIGITCPIVPGIMPINNYKGFIRMTGFCKTKIPAEVTAALEPIKDNEEAVRLYGIHLGTEMCKKILAHGIRTLHLYTLNMEKSALAILTNLGLIEESKISRPLPWRRPANVFRVKEDVRPIFWANRPKSYISRTVGWDMYPHGRWGDSGNPSYGALTDYQFMRPRARDKKLVEEWVVPLKSIEDIYEKFKKLCLGKLRSSPWSELDGLQPETRIINELLGKINTKGFLTINSQPAVNGERSDSPSVGWGGPGGYVYQKAYLEFFCSKEKLDALVEKCKALPSLTYMAVNKDGSWISNIGQTDVNAVTWGVFPAREIIQPTVVDPTSFIVWKDEAFEIWSRGWARLYSEGDSSRKLLEEVQSSYFLVSLVDNDYIHGDVFAVFADF; this is encoded by the exons ATGAAGGTGATAGAGAAGATCCAGGAGTCATTGGTGGATGAGAAGAAGGTGGTCTTCTCCTTCGAGTTCTTCCCGCCAAAGACGGAGGATGGCGTGGAGAACCTGTTGGAGAGGTTGGATCGGATGGTGGCCCACGGCCCGGCCTTCTGCGACATAACCTGGGGTGCCGGTGGCTCCACGGCGGATCTGACGCTGGACATTGCCAACAAGATGCAGAACCTCATCTGCGTGGAGACCATGATGCACCTCACCTGCACCAACATGCCCGTCGACAAGATCGACCACGCCCTCCAAACCATCAAGTTCAACGGCCTCCAGAACGTTCTTGCTCTCCGGGGCGACCCGCCCCATGGCCAGGACAAGTTTGTTCAGATCCAAGGAGGCTTTGCCTGTGCCCTGGACCTG GTCACCCATATCAGAGCCAAATATGGTGACTACTTTGGCGTCACTGTTGCTGGTTATCCAGAGGCTCACCCAGACGCCATTGCAGCTGATGGCCTCGCCTCTCCAGAAGCATATCAGAGTGATCTATTTTATTTGAAGAGAAAGGTTGATGCTGGCGCCGATTTCATTGTTACTCAGTTATTCTACGACACTGATGTTTTCCTCAAATTCGTGAATGACTGTCGCCAAATTGGAATTACTTGTCCCATTGTTCCTGGAATTATGCCCATTAATAACTACAAGGGTTTCATACGCATGACTGGCTTCTGCAAAACAAAG ATACCAGCTGAGGTTACTGCTGCCTTGGAGCCTATCAAAGACAATGAAGAAGCTGTGAGATTATACGGAATTCACCTTGGAACCGAGATGTGCAAGAAGATTTTGGCTCATGGGATTAGGACATTGCATCTTTATACTCTCAACATGGAGAAATCTGCATTGGCTATATTAACG AATCTTGGTCTGATTGAAGAGTCCAAAATATCAAGGCCCTTACCTTGGAGACGCCCTGCAAATGTTTTCCGTGTTAAAGAAGATGTTCGTCCAATTTTCTG GGCTAATCGTCCCAAGAGCTACATATCAAGAACCGTAGGCTGGGACATGTACCCACATGGGCGGTGGGGTGATTCCGGTAACCCTTCATATGGAGCACTGACTGATTATCAG TTCATGCGGCCACGTGCACGTGACAAGAAACTTGTTGAGGAATGGGTTGTCCCATTGAAGAGCATTGAAGATATCTACGAG AAATTTAAGAAGTTATGCCTTGGAAAATTGAGAAGCAGCCCTTGGTCTGAACTAGATGGGCTTCAGCCAGAGACGAGGATCATAAACGAGTTGCTAGGAAAAATTAACACTAAAGGTTTCCTTACCATCAACAGCCAACCAGCGGTAAATGGGGAAAGATCTGACTCGCCGTCTGTTG GGTGGGGTGGCCCTGGAGGATATGTTTATCAGAAAGCCTATCTAGAGTTTTTCTGTTCGAAGGAGAAGTTGGATGCTCTTGTTGAAAAATGCAAGGCTCTTCCATCTCTAACTTACATGGCCGTGAACAAAGACGGGAGCTGGATATCTAATATTGGCCAGACTGATGTGAATGCAGTAACATGGGGCGTCTTTCCAGCAAGGGAGATAATCCAACCAACTGTCGTGGATCCTACGAGTTTTATAGTTTGGAAGGACGAGGCATTTGAAATCTGGTCAAGAGGATGGGCCCGCTTATACTCTGAGGGTGACTCATCTAGGAAATTGCTCGAAGAG GTGCAGAGCAGCTACTTTTTGGTCAGTTTGGTAGATAATGACTACATCCACGGTGATGTTTTTGCTGTTTTTGCTGATTTCTGA